Within the Carassius gibelio isolate Cgi1373 ecotype wild population from Czech Republic chromosome B15, carGib1.2-hapl.c, whole genome shotgun sequence genome, the region GAGAACTTGCACGGCCCTGATGATATAACGTTTTCATCAGGCATTTCCATATATAAAATCAGCATTAGAATCATAACCCTTAAAGGAAAAGAGATACCAAGGTCAGTAATATTTTAGCTTTTTCCCCAGACATCTGAAGCATATTTATATTTGTAGTGATAAATATACTCACACGGTAGGATTTTGGCTCACTGGGGTGCATGAGAAAAAATAAGAATGTATAAATCACATAgcctaaatatatacatttatatagaccttattgtgcttttatttaaaacctaAGCCAAACagcaaaagaaaagaacaaatacAGTGCTTCTGAAttacaaaaattatacaaattggttttcggtcacactttattttaaggcccaattctcactattaactaaccattaactattatttttttttccttaattaacttctaatttgctgcttattcatagtttataaggtagttgttaagtttagggtattgggtaggattatggatgccatgcattatacatactttataagcactaataaacagccaatatgttaaaagTGGGCATCCTaaaaagcaactagttattagtgagaattgaaCCCTATACTAAAGTCTTACCTGGTTTTCCATTATAACAAACAGTACTAAAGATCAGAAATCTTGAAGTGGCATGAGGACTTTTATTATGACACACTACATTCAATAGGCTACTATTATTTTGCTGTGTAACTTGAGTACAATGAAATTAGACTTTGAGGGACTCATATGTCATTCAAATGCACTACTGTACCTCTTCGGTGATGGCATATGAGGTTTGGAGAAAGGCTTGTTTCCTGACACTATACATGTGTTGTTTGCCCTGTGAAGAGAAAAGGTTCATCAGTGATGCGACTTTAGGAAATGTACATTTATTGAAAttctttaaaatgctaaaataataaattactttgTCATATCTGTTCGATATGCAAAGACAACTATAAGTCAGCCAtccattatattttttgttattataatatttgtattatataaatgtaaggaagcATTacatcattatttcattattaatatttttattattaatcattgtAGTATAAAATAAAGTACTGACTTATATTCTGCTCTCAGATTTACATTGGTTCTGGGTGATTGGTgtctacaaaaaagaaaaaaacgcgaatctgttatttaattttttattaaataatgaagCACATAACACAAGTGGAATGCAGCTTACCTAGAAAATCGGCTCCAGATGCTCTGTCTGTTAAtagatttaacattaaaatagtgaagtaatgtttaaaaagtatgatacattttttaacaatattcataattttataattatgctTTCAACCTGCCTTTGTTCAGGCTTTGGCGGTCTTTCAGGAGCATGCCTGTTGATAACACTTGAACTGTAAGTGGATTGGAAACATAGACCAACTAATATGCAATGACAATTATAAGTAAGCAATATTGATCAAAATACTAATTACCTAGAAAATCGGCTCCAGATGCTGCGTCTGTTAAAAGATGTGACCTTTTAAATAGTCATGTAATGTTTCTTTAACATTTGTGTAGTAATCCAAATAAAGCGCACAAAGGTTCACAAGGAATTTTAATAAACACTGGAAACAAAGCAACACACCACACAGTAACTATAGATGAGACTGAACAATGAACAAAAGAAACCCAGGACTTAAATAGACAGACTAGACAATTAATAGGAACAAAAATAGGTATGTACAAATCAGAAACCAACATGACTAATAAGCAAAGGGAACACAGGGACAGGGAAAACAAGGCACAATGACAGAGGAAACAGAACTATATAGAACATGTGACAGTTTAATCAATCAATAGTATGATTCATGTTTAGAACAATATTTGTAATCTTATGTATTCAACCTGCCTTTGTCCAGCCTTTGGTGGTCTTTCAGGAGCATTTCCAGTATACCTGTAGACAAAACTAATTAGTGGATTGGTAACAAGGATCAACACTAAATGTGGCTGGGCTTTTTTTACTTACCCGATATCACTCCTGTTTCCTCTGTTACTCCAAGCTACTCTTCCTTCAGGCATACTAAAACGACTTGTGGAGACATTACAAATTTAGGACCAGATTTACTAAACGGACCAAAAATACGCATTATAGTGCAATTCCGTAAAAGCACAGGGGGGAGGGGAAAATTAGGCGGGTGATTTAGTAACAATGCGCACATTAAGGAACATAAACATAGCCATATCAATTCCATAATGACCAGCACAATCTGCTAAGAGCAGCCAAAATTACTGCCTGCTTTAAGACATGCATTTTTTGGGTGTTAAATATTGGTGCAAATACCACTAATTTGGAATTAGTGCTTTACATTTATCCCATCCAgagtgcacaaacacagcagtgaacatacacacacaatgacCACACACCCATAGCAGttggcagccatttttttttGCTGCGAttcccggggagcagttgggggttcagtgccttgctcaagagcacctcagtcatggtattgagggtggagagagtgctgtacTCAAAGCAGACTCAAATCCGAACCTTTTGGGTtacgagtccgactctctaaccattaggctacgACTTCCCCATAAATCACGTtgcatgattcattttaatactttcctcccataaattttgcatctgaaatgttaactcctacaaatgcattttCAGTAAGGTCAGGAGCGAAAATAACTGTCCACGCCCTTTCAGGGCTAATTCTGCACTGCGCATTTTttgtaaatcctgacagtagccAAAAGACAGTTTGTGCTGGCACAAGCAGTTAAGTCTGGCCCTTAGTGTAAAGACCAAATACAAAGATACAAAGATAGGTTTAGTAAAGAAAACTACAACCTTGAAAATCTGTTCCAAAATGATCTCCTAGATCAGAGAATAGGGTTAGAATTGCTTTTAGATAATGAAAGTTTTTAACATGAATAACAATGAAATCTGATGAAATAATGTGTCATACATACCTCTGTTCAGAATGTGTATGTGACCCTTGCATATCATGACGAGGCTTTCTACAATTAATAATGAGAATGTAGAACTGAAACACTGTAAGTGTTGACTGACAAAAATAGATAAGCTTTAACAAAATCACTGCAGGTAAATTTAACTGAATGTTGTTTCGTCAAAGTTTGTTGATATTATGCCAAACCTTTTTGAATCTCTTAAATGGATAgttgacacaaaaaaaaaaagaaattatgtcattaattactcaaccttgTGTCGTTCAAAACCCGTAAGAcgtccgttcatcttcagaacacaaattaagatatttttgatggaattgACGAGCTCTCTGACCCtaccatagacagcaagggtactaccacgATCAACATCCAGAAACATAGCTAGTAGattggtaaaataatccatgtgacatcaggcaTTCAACCATAATATTTAgtagctacgagaatactttttgtgtgcaaaaagtcagaatgcatcaaaaatatcttaattagtgttctgaagatgaatggaggtcttaattaattaatgacagaatttttgagtgaactaacccttttagttaaaaagcatttaaagatttATTGGCCAGTTGCTGTGTCCATACTACTCCAGTACTCACAAAGACAACATTCAGAAAATTTTGTTTCAATACCTTAAACCATTTCTAAGATAAAATCACACTTTCTGTTTGGCATACACTTTGGGATACAGACCTCAAAAGTTGATAAAAATATTCTTAAGGGTGAGAATAAGCCATACAAAGTTACCTGTGCCATCTCCTGCATATTATGACTCCAGCAAGGACACAAATGAGGATGAACACCAGTAAGGGAACTATTGCATACAGTCCAACATCCTCCAATTTAAGCCTTTGCAATCCTATTATAATAGTATTTGAACAGGATTAATAGTTATAATGTATGTAGTGTTCTATTTGAGCATTCATATTAAAACACAGGCAAATGCACAAGCAAATCTCATTAACATCAGTCTATACTTACTTCTGATGCTGAGGAAGGCAGTATTTTCCTGTGTTTTACCGCCCCAAAATTTGGCAGTGCAGACAatttcatcttcctcttcataTCCAGTTGGAATAAAGGTCACAGCAGACACTGTTTCCCAGACGCCTCCACCCATGTGATTGTGGCTGATAGTTTCTTGGGCTGTTGGGACGCTCCAGGTGATTTCAGGAGGGTGAGAAGAGCATGTGTGGTTGACTGAGCATTTGACAGCAACGCGTGTCCCGGGCTCGATGTTTTCAGGGAGGGATGACATCACAGGTTTGTCAGGGGCTTTTTACCACAAAAGACATTCAATTAGCTTTGGGATGTAGTACATTTTCAAAAGTAAGTGAACCCAAGTGATTATATGTGGCTATATTTTCTCACCCCGCATTATAATGAACACACAGCTGTTGTTGAAGCTGTAtctctcattttctctttctGCTTTAAAACAGAATGGTCCATTGTCATGTGTTTGCACATTATCCATCTCCACAGTGCAGTTCTGCTCAACTGGGTTTCCGAGGAGCCTTGTGCGGCCTTTGAAGTTGTCAGAGACATCGACTGGGTCGGTGTGGAACATGTAGCCCCCTTTTCTGGTGACCCATAGAACCCGAAATTCAGTGGAATATTCCTCATCTGTTTTGAAACTGCATGGTATTACCACACATGAACGAGGCAATGCAGTGATCTTGGGTATCACGTCTGCCACGTATTGGAAATAggctaaaaataatatataatgaatcATTATTAACAATCTTAAAGatttagttcacccataaataaaaattatgtcattaataactcaccctcatgtcgttccaaacccgtgagacctccattcatctttggaacacagtttaagatattttagatttagttcgagagctctcagtccctccattgaagctgtgtgtacggtatactgtccatgtccagaaaggtaataaaaacatcatcaaagtagaccatgtgacatcagagggtcagttagaatttgttgaagcatcaaaaatacattttggtccaaaaatagcaaaacctaCAACTTTATTCAGGTTAAATAAagttgtcttctcttccgggtctgttgtgagagagttcaaaacaaagcagttttgtgatatccggttcatgaacgaatcattcgatgtgaccggatcttcttgaaacagttcaccaaatcgaactggatcgttttaaacggttcgcgtctccaatacgcattaatccacaaatgacttaagctgttaacttttttaatgtggctgacactccctgagttaaaacaaagcaatatcccggagtaattcatttactcaaacagtacactgactgaactgctgtgcagacagaactgaagatgaacaccgagccaagccagataacgaagaaaagattgactcattctcgagtcaagaaccttttctgtcagacgcgtccgatttgagaaccgaggagctgatgatactgcacatgtgtgattcagcgtgaagcggACCAacacacacagagcgtctgaaccgaacgttttttttttggtgatgaataactctgggatattggtttgttttaactcagagggagcattaaaaaagtcacattaaaaaagttaaccacttaagtcatttgcggattaatgcgtattggagatgtgaaccgtttcaaacgattcagttcgatttggtgaactggttaaagaagatctggttacatcgaatgattcatttgcgaaccggatatcactaaactgcagtgttttgaactctctcacaacagacaacaGACATGCTGAATAAGGggaaagtcgtagtttttgctatttttggaccaaaatgtattttcgatgcttcaacaaattctgactctctgatgtcacatggactactttgattatgtttttcttacctttctggacatggacagtataccgtgcacacagcttcaatggagggactgagagctctcggactaaatctaaaatatcttaaactgtgttccgaagatgaacggggaggtctcacgggtttggaacaacatgagggtgagttattaatgacctaattttgatttatgggtgaactaaccctttaacatttcATAGACAAAAAGCCTATAGTGCAGTGCAATAATACAAATATGAGAGCAGCTACAAAAGGGAAAGCACATACTTTCGTTCAGGAATTGATCCACTGGCTTTTGATATTCTGCAACAGAATTGGTAGAAAACACACAAATTCTATTTCGCATAACCTGACATTCACATAATTGCATAAATTGTAAGATTATAGCATGCATGAAACATCAACCACACTTTAGTATGAATACATTACAACGcataatttgaatgaatattcACCAAAGAGAGATTTTCAAATTAGTTATAAGGTTTACAAAAAACAAGAATAGATCAAATAAAACTGTAATCACAAGATCAAATTACATACATGATTCTCACAACAAGTTACTCACCTTGTACACGCAAAACAACATAAGTTTCAATATTTCCTCCAGAAAATGTTGCAGTGCATATCAGTCTTTTACCATGGTCTTCTTTTGCTCCCAGAAAGgttatgttggaaaatgcaatCTGAAACTGATCTAAATCAGTATGTTTTTTGTTCCACTCTGTGACCTGCATATTCTCATAGTTCCATGTAATGGTTGGATTCTCATTCTGGCAGGAATGGTAGATGGTACAAGTGAAGTTCTGTGCAACGCCCTCTGTGACATCTGCCAGTTCAGGCTCAATCGATATGTTATGATGAACACCTGGAATTGAAATGAAATCTTGTAATAACTTCTATTGTGATATTTAAAGTGAACTTACTGCATAACATATTTCTTTACTCACATTTAGAACTCTTGACCTCTGTAGCTGTCACTGTTATGCCACCATGATGTGTTACTAAGCAGTCAATAGTCGTGCTTTCTGCCTTTACAACACCTGTGCGTGTCAGAGTGATTTTCAACAGGCCGTCTTTAACAGACTCATCCTTTATTTCGTCAGATCCTTCTATCCCGTTCAGAGTGATGGATGGTTTGCTGTATGGACACGTGTGGAAAGTTGAACATGCTACTGTGACTTTGTCACCTGTCCTTTCACCTCCATAAACACTGATGCTGGGCTTCTGTGCAGTAGCTTTAATTGACAGAAACATTAGAATTAGTACATTATATTAAGTTTTACAAATTAAAACTGTCCCCAAAAATTATTTGGACAAAGCTCACCTGAgccatttttacaattatttcaaaccattgttttaatattttgatatataatgCAAAGACAGgtctaaaatattttctttttggggcaaatttgccttttttttaattaaatgtaaacaaatacataGGTTAGAAAGAAGTAAATTCAGGAGAACTTTTGCATACCTTCAACAAGAACTGTAGTGGTAGCATCATCAGTTTCATAGTTTTGCCATGCAATATTTTCGGGGTCAATCCTTGTGTATAATTTCTGTCCATTGTGGGACCATTCCAGGTTTTTGATCAGCAGACTGCAATCCCAATCTGATTCTCCATATAAATCAGTTTTTCCTCTGAACTTCTCATTGACATTGTCTGGATGCGACGGATCACAAACTAAACTACTTTTAGAGTCCCGCTGATGCCACACAACTCTACGTGGGTTTTTGGGTGGGTTTGATTTATATTTGAAAGAACATGGAATGACCAGACAGGAACCTTTGAGGCCGTGAATGTCTTTTGGCATACTCACTTCCCATCCCAAAGCATCATAGAGCAGAACACCTGTGGGACAAGAGTTGGAGAACATTTCATGGTTGAAGGATAGAAAAAAAGctttatattttctgctttcaatcacagaaataattaaaaatctaaattaaacatCAAGTTTTTAGCTTGTACAGACATACTGTTATGCAAaataattgctgtttttaaagtaaaataatgtgttttgtcaACAACAATGTCACAAACATTACAACAAGGCACATTTTTAATGGtaaatatttttagaaagtaAATAAATAGGAGTTTTCCCATTTCTTTAAGTAtaaagtttaaagggggggtgaaatgctcgttttcactcaatatcctgttaatcttgagtacatatagagtagtactgcatccttcataactccaaaaagtctttagttttattatattcataagagaaagatagtctgtaccaatttttcccggaaaaacacgaccggctagaggcgtgacgtgtgggcggagctaaagaatcacgagcgccagtaggcttttgcgttgagagcgtttggaagctgtgacacagatccagaggctgaaatttaacaagagcagcatcagcaaaggcgtctctgtgtggtatgtactgaaactgtatatatttgcttagcggttttggaaaatgactaagttccactttgtcgtcttttttttttttttaagctgtacatgtggaaagtgcagtttgatgacaacatcgcatgttgtttacttgatgtgcttacgcgctgatagctaagttaacaacacagagatacttgaagcagttttactcaccgcctgcagttccaacacacgatggtgaccctttttcgttgggactgcattatccttaagaaataaacgatgtgcaaatccagcgtcaaactgggccttgtttgtaaaacaagcatcttcaaaatgcaggggaacaaacacaaacacttgcacaactccgttgatgctctgtaaaaataaactccatccactggtcccttaatgctgtttctcttttggtaatctgtgcagggttgtcttgccctggcaaccaaaaacacactgcttttgtgacattttgcgacgctctcgctctgatcagtgaagtctgttatgctctcagtgctgtgctatacgggagcgtgcgctcttccggcagaagtgccttaggacccatataaggaaattccgctccatctaacgtcacacagagccatactcgaaaaaaactttacgaaacttgtgacaaaccggaaggagtatttttggaacagaaatactccttcaaacgtacaac harbors:
- the LOC127972633 gene encoding uncharacterized protein LOC127972633 isoform X2; protein product: MVGTLLVHLLLQGFLLYDTLGWEVSMPKQIHGLRGSCLVIPCSFYYRSYPPVNPNRIVWYQYDSSPFSYPLVYDPWNPNGVIWKFRWKTDLYRNPHSWDCSLLIKTLEQSHHGEKLYTWIDPENVGKSTFVFYDVTSTIFVDEHPKQPSLSVYGGERMGDKVTVVCSTYHTCPYRKPTINLYGIEGSDQILDDNFKDGQWKTTLTRTGVIKAERTNIQCSVTHYGGREVTAATVKIAKCVHQKIMIEPELTDVTVGITKNFVCSVYHSCQNENPTITWNYKNMQVTREEKKRWGSNQISYSNIAFRAAKEDHGKKLICAAKFSGGDFTASVILHLKRVLLYDALGWEVSMPKDIHGLKGSCLVIPCSFKYKSNPPKNPRRVVWHQRDSKSSLVCDPSHPDNVNEKFRGKTDLYGESDWDCSLLIKNLEWSHNGQKLYTRIDPENIAWQNYETDDATTTVLVEATAQKPSISVYGGERTGDKVTVACSTFHTCPYSKPSITLNGIEGSDEIKDESVKDGLLKITLTRTGVVKAESTTIDCLVTHHGGITVTATEVKSSKCVHHNISIEPELADVTEGVAQNFTCTIYHSCQNENPTITWNYENMQVTEWNKKHTDLDQFQIAFSNITFLGAKEDHGKRLICTATFSGGNIETYVVLRVQEYQKPVDQFLNETYFQYVADVIPKITALPRSCVVIPCSFKTDEEYSTEFRVLWVTRKGGYMFHTDPVDVSDNFKGRTRLLGNPVEQNCTVEMDNVQTHDNGPFCFKAERENERYSFNNSCVFIIMRAPDKPVMSSLPENIEPGTRVAVKCSVNHTCSSHPPEITWSVPTAQETISHNHMGGGVWETVSAVTFIPTGYEEEDEIVCTAKFWGGKTQENTAFLSIRRLQRLKLEDVGLYAIVPLLVFILICVLAGVIICRRWHRKPRHDMQGSHTHSEQRRSFWNRFSSRFSMPEGRVAWSNRGNRSDIGYTGNAPERPPKAGQRRSIWSRFSRHAPERPPKPEQRQSIWSRFSRHQSPRTNVNLRAEYKANNTCIVSGNKPFSKPHMPSPKSEPKSYRGYDSNADFIYGNA
- the LOC127972633 gene encoding uncharacterized protein LOC127972633 isoform X1, producing MVGTLLVHLLLQGFLLYDTLGWEVSMPKQIHGLRGSCLVIPCSFYYRSYPPVNPNRIVWYQYDSSPFSYPLVYDPWNPNGVIWKFRWKTDLYRNPHSWDCSLLIKTLEQSHHGEKLYTWIDPENVGKSTFVFYDVTSTIFVDEHPKQPSLSVYGGERMGDKVTVVCSTYHTCPYRKPTINLYGIEGSDQILDDNFKDGQWKTTLTRTGVIKAERTNIQCSVTHYGGREVTAATVKIAKCVHQKIMIEPELTDVTVGITKNFVCSVYHSCQNENPTITWNYKNMQVTREEKKRWGSNQISYSNIAFRAAKEDHGKKLICAAKFSGGDFTASVILHLKRVLLYDALGWEVSMPKDIHGLKGSCLVIPCSFKYKSNPPKNPRRVVWYQRDSKSSLVYDPWNPNNVNEKFRGKTDLYGKSDLDCSLLIKNLESSHNREKLYTRIDPENIAWQNYETDDAITTVLVEATAQKPSISVYGGERTGDAITVACSTFHTCPYSKPTITLNGIEGSDQIDNEHIKDGLWKITLTRTGVVKAESTTIDCLVTHHGGITVTATEVKSSKCVHHNISIEPELADVTVGITKNLVCSVYHSCQQEPTITWNYNNMQVTRKEKTGSGLNWISYSNIAFLAAKEDHGKKLICAAKFSGGNSTASVILHVKRVLLYDALGWEVSMPKDIHGLKGSCLVIPCSFKYKSNPPKNPRRVVWHQRDSKSSLVCDPSHPDNVNEKFRGKTDLYGESDWDCSLLIKNLEWSHNGQKLYTRIDPENIAWQNYETDDATTTVLVEATAQKPSISVYGGERTGDKVTVACSTFHTCPYSKPSITLNGIEGSDEIKDESVKDGLLKITLTRTGVVKAESTTIDCLVTHHGGITVTATEVKSSKCVHHNISIEPELADVTEGVAQNFTCTIYHSCQNENPTITWNYENMQVTEWNKKHTDLDQFQIAFSNITFLGAKEDHGKRLICTATFSGGNIETYVVLRVQEYQKPVDQFLNETYFQYVADVIPKITALPRSCVVIPCSFKTDEEYSTEFRVLWVTRKGGYMFHTDPVDVSDNFKGRTRLLGNPVEQNCTVEMDNVQTHDNGPFCFKAERENERYSFNNSCVFIIMRAPDKPVMSSLPENIEPGTRVAVKCSVNHTCSSHPPEITWSVPTAQETISHNHMGGGVWETVSAVTFIPTGYEEEDEIVCTAKFWGGKTQENTAFLSIRRLQRLKLEDVGLYAIVPLLVFILICVLAGVIICRRWHRKPRHDMQGSHTHSEQRRSFWNRFSSRFSMPEGRVAWSNRGNRSDIGYTGNAPERPPKAGQRRSIWSRFSRHAPERPPKPEQRQSIWSRFSRHQSPRTNVNLRAEYKANNTCIVSGNKPFSKPHMPSPKSEPKSYRGYDSNADFIYGNA